A genomic stretch from candidate division WOR-3 bacterium includes:
- a CDS encoding PDZ domain-containing protein — MSKGIPKLSLLLLFFAAGCALPGRAGPGEVDAGDRVAAQFIENHIYVPVTVAGKERLWILDCGAGGSVIDREFANELGLETKGEVEAMGVAGSVKTGFASVPRLRVGGIELESQPMVVLGIAELMRRNTGTEPAGILGYDFLSKFVTRVDFAGQTVTLLRPESFVYRGPGRTIPMRVEANIPVVEMAVDGEYRGQWRLDIGASISAFHHHAVEKFGLAARSGVERLAAGMGGRQRHRLVQFADAELAGFKLERPVLSVPVEAGPGAFAGTSVLGTVGNSVLHNFVLYLDYRGKRVVVEKGSEFGKPMVLDRSGLQVSRNDSGSFEAICVAANTPADKAGFKTGDVIETVDGQSPEALGGLSRIREMLRAASGTHYQVAVRRGDTRLSLDLVLAELF; from the coding sequence CCGAAGTTGTCGCTGTTGCTGTTGTTCTTCGCGGCCGGGTGTGCGCTGCCCGGCCGGGCCGGACCGGGAGAGGTCGATGCCGGCGATAGAGTCGCGGCGCAGTTCATCGAGAACCACATCTACGTGCCGGTGACAGTGGCGGGGAAAGAGCGGCTCTGGATTCTCGACTGCGGCGCGGGTGGGTCGGTGATTGACCGGGAGTTCGCGAACGAACTCGGGCTTGAGACCAAGGGCGAAGTCGAGGCGATGGGCGTGGCCGGTTCAGTGAAGACCGGCTTTGCTTCGGTCCCGCGATTGCGCGTTGGTGGCATCGAGTTGGAAAGCCAGCCGATGGTGGTACTGGGAATAGCGGAGCTGATGCGCCGGAACACCGGAACCGAGCCGGCCGGCATCCTGGGCTACGACTTCCTCTCCAAGTTCGTGACCAGGGTGGACTTCGCCGGCCAGACGGTCACGCTCCTTCGGCCCGAGAGTTTCGTCTACCGTGGTCCGGGTCGGACGATACCGATGCGTGTTGAGGCAAACATCCCGGTGGTAGAGATGGCGGTCGACGGGGAGTATCGCGGGCAGTGGCGGCTCGACATCGGCGCTTCAATATCGGCGTTTCACCACCACGCGGTCGAGAAGTTCGGGCTGGCCGCGAGAAGCGGGGTTGAGCGGCTCGCCGCCGGAATGGGAGGCAGACAGCGCCATCGACTGGTGCAGTTCGCTGACGCGGAACTGGCCGGGTTCAAGTTGGAGCGGCCGGTGCTGTCGGTGCCGGTCGAGGCCGGCCCGGGTGCCTTTGCCGGGACCAGCGTGCTCGGGACCGTGGGCAATTCGGTGCTGCACAACTTCGTGCTCTACCTCGACTACCGGGGCAAGCGTGTCGTAGTGGAGAAGGGGTCAGAGTTCGGCAAACCGATGGTGCTTGACCGCAGCGGGCTCCAAGTCAGCCGGAATGACAGCGGCAGCTTCGAGGCCATCTGTGTGGCCGCGAACACGCCTGCGGACAAGGCCGGATTCAAGACCGGCGACGTCATCGAAACCGTGGACGGCCAGTCGCCGGAAGCACTGGGAGGCCTGAGCCGGATACGCGAAATGCTGCGGGCCGCGTCAGGTACACATTACCAGGTCGCTGTGCGTCGCGGAGATACCCGCCTCAGCCTAGACTTGGTGCTGGCCGAACTGTTCTAG
- a CDS encoding AarF/ABC1/UbiB kinase family protein — MSQTPEGPCRRPDQPSLPEFDPFGWLKGRRQFTRARHIGAVLVRHGLAELAMRLGLEGRLRFGRKARPDAAALSEPERLVKALEELGPTFIKLGQMLSTRPDLVPPDFVKALAKLQDNVPGIPYDEVERVVATETCRLPDDIFAEFDREPLAAASLSQVHRARLATGEEVAVKVQRPGIARMIDGDLAILASVARFIERHQPDLVMYDPVGLVAEFDRSLRLELDFVHEGQNADICRRNFVDDPSVIVPKIHWNCTTSRLLVLDLFTGVKATDAAGLGQAGIDRHKLGQSGGRVYMKMIFEHGFFQPDPHPGNLVVMSDGRLGVIDYGMFSRIDDETRDLLVDMLLAAYRQDSNRLLRLVLKVGSKGAHVDEAGLHTDIRDLLDRYYGANLRELSFGRVLRELLAVIRRHRITVPAGLAMVVRGLATVEGLGLLIDPEFNFIEEMKPFLERLAWRRFGPLGWFKDLRRYEADFESLVRDLPADLRQISDWLKKGEIKLQIDHEELRQIVRNLSGSNNQLAAAIVLAAIIVGASLLVVAAPTALRSLVPVIGIAAFVAAAAIGVYLLLAVLRRR; from the coding sequence TTGTCCCAAACGCCTGAAGGACCGTGCCGCCGCCCCGACCAGCCGTCGCTGCCCGAGTTTGATCCGTTCGGGTGGCTGAAGGGCCGGCGCCAGTTCACCCGCGCGCGACACATCGGCGCGGTGCTGGTGCGACACGGACTGGCGGAGTTGGCGATGCGGCTGGGGCTGGAAGGACGGCTGAGGTTCGGGCGCAAGGCGCGACCCGACGCAGCGGCGCTGAGCGAGCCGGAACGACTGGTCAAGGCACTCGAGGAACTCGGGCCGACGTTCATCAAGCTCGGGCAGATGCTCTCCACGCGGCCAGATCTTGTGCCGCCCGACTTCGTCAAGGCGCTGGCGAAGCTGCAGGACAATGTTCCGGGTATCCCATACGATGAGGTGGAGCGCGTCGTAGCTACCGAGACCTGCCGTCTGCCGGACGACATCTTTGCCGAGTTCGACCGCGAGCCACTGGCCGCCGCTTCCCTCTCCCAGGTCCACCGTGCCAGACTCGCGACCGGCGAGGAAGTGGCGGTCAAGGTGCAACGGCCCGGCATAGCCCGGATGATAGACGGCGACCTCGCCATCCTCGCATCGGTCGCCAGGTTCATCGAGCGGCATCAGCCCGACCTCGTGATGTATGACCCGGTTGGCCTCGTCGCCGAGTTCGACCGCAGCCTCAGGCTCGAGCTGGATTTCGTCCACGAAGGACAGAACGCTGACATCTGCCGTCGCAACTTCGTTGACGACCCGTCGGTTATTGTCCCGAAGATACACTGGAACTGCACGACCAGCCGGCTGCTCGTCCTCGATCTGTTCACCGGGGTGAAGGCGACCGACGCGGCCGGGCTCGGGCAGGCGGGTATCGACCGACACAAGCTCGGGCAGTCCGGCGGCCGCGTGTACATGAAGATGATTTTCGAGCACGGGTTCTTCCAGCCCGACCCGCATCCCGGCAACCTGGTCGTGATGTCCGACGGCCGGCTGGGCGTGATCGACTACGGCATGTTCAGCCGCATCGACGACGAAACCCGCGACTTGCTGGTCGACATGCTGCTCGCCGCCTATCGGCAGGACAGCAACCGATTGCTGCGGCTCGTGCTCAAAGTCGGCTCGAAGGGCGCGCACGTTGACGAAGCCGGCCTGCACACCGACATCAGGGATCTGCTCGACCGCTACTACGGGGCGAATCTGCGCGAGCTGTCGTTCGGGCGCGTGCTGCGCGAACTGCTGGCCGTCATTCGCCGGCACCGGATTACAGTTCCCGCCGGGCTCGCGATGGTCGTGCGCGGCCTCGCCACGGTCGAAGGGCTCGGTCTGCTCATCGACCCGGAATTCAACTTCATCGAGGAAATGAAGCCGTTCCTCGAAAGACTGGCCTGGCGCCGGTTCGGCCCGCTGGGCTGGTTCAAGGACCTGCGCCGCTACGAGGCCGACTTCGAGTCGCTGGTCCGCGACCTGCCCGCCGACCTGAGACAGATCAGCGACTGGCTGAAGAAGGGCGAGATAAAACTCCAGATTGACCACGAAGAGCTGCGCCAGATCGTCCGGAACCTCAGCGGCTCCAACAACCAGCTGGCTGCGGCCATCGTGCTGGCGGCGATCATCGTCGGCGCGTCGCTGCTCGTGGTGGCGGCGCCGACTGCACTGAGGAGCCTGGTGCCGGTCATCGGCATCGCGGCCTTCGTGGCCGCCGCTGCCATCGGCGTCTACCTGCTCCTGGCCGTCCTGCGACGCCGCTAG
- a CDS encoding thioredoxin family protein, translating to MRNLTITFVLALLVVAGCGSKAEKVPAAPPQPKAEAATDLPKLWDFWATWCPPCKQLKPIIEALETEYAGKIEIKSIDSDENKELAKKFNVQAIPTLVFLDAKGNELSRIVGLVPRDTIVGRFKTHGFIQ from the coding sequence ATGCGAAACCTGACAATCACATTCGTCCTTGCACTGCTTGTCGTTGCCGGATGCGGCTCGAAGGCAGAGAAGGTGCCCGCCGCCCCGCCTCAGCCCAAGGCCGAAGCGGCCACCGATCTTCCCAAGCTCTGGGATTTCTGGGCGACGTGGTGCCCTCCCTGCAAACAACTGAAGCCCATTATTGAAGCTCTGGAAACGGAGTATGCGGGAAAGATCGAGATCAAGTCCATCGATTCCGACGAGAACAAGGAACTGGCGAAGAAGTTCAACGTCCAGGCGATACCAACCCTTGTCTTCCTCGATGCCAAGGGCAACGAACTCTCGCGCATTGTCGGCCTTGTGCCGAGGGACACCATCGTGGGCCGCTTCAAGACCCACGGGTTCATCCAGTAG
- a CDS encoding M1 family metallopeptidase, producing MKTLLLLALAGTLVAATPSIEEILGDRPHTGDRPMAAACRARYVGATEAESLHSYNVRHYRLDIILPMTNKSYVAHEALSIRSDVPAILLCTLHFVNLVCDSVKRLGTPLNFTAPAGLLVVELNNPLPIGDSTVLDIFYHRESTAAERGYYFARPPTVSHAYAMTCTPPKDCRYWMPGWDEPFDKPERGVMLNITVPDTFQVCANGLLDSVTSGSGTKTYWWNHPYPIATYLINFAASRFSSWKHDLIQPNGDTVPSLYFMWPQDSAVSVSTFDCIPGIFDYYSDTTMFGPYPFEKYGQVPGYYSFPWGAMENQTLTMIHTSWLRQGDDDGMAHELAHMWYGDMVTCVDFAHIWLNEGFATYFECLYVGHAGGRSVFNNYIAGKGRAAIQQDRSRRFAIYNPPESEIYNYGTIYCKGAWVEHTLRWVLGDTAWEQPGVFFQALRAYGDSFKYGNASTEDYCRINERESGKELSWFFDEWVYEAGYPKYHLNWSSEPAGDSFRVVTSLAQANGSGAPDYFRTPIPVRLNSVASTVVTLRPEANPQVDTFLVAANPSSLTVDPDNWILDSAYVSHADVEEAPNAERQPINLGPTIVRGILNLQSEICNLKSAIILLDASGRKVLDLAPGPNDVSHLAPGVYFVGSQSRVNRGPPGVTRLVVQK from the coding sequence ATGAAAACGCTGCTGCTCTTGGCACTGGCAGGGACTCTGGTCGCTGCCACTCCATCGATTGAGGAGATTCTCGGGGACCGGCCCCATACGGGAGACCGGCCGATGGCTGCGGCCTGCCGGGCGCGCTACGTCGGCGCCACCGAAGCCGAGTCGCTGCACTCCTACAATGTGCGGCACTACCGGCTGGACATCATACTGCCGATGACGAACAAGTCCTACGTCGCGCACGAGGCGCTTTCCATCCGCAGCGATGTGCCGGCTATCCTCCTCTGCACACTCCACTTTGTGAATCTCGTCTGCGACTCGGTCAAACGTCTGGGCACGCCGCTCAACTTCACCGCCCCCGCCGGCCTGCTGGTCGTCGAACTGAACAACCCTCTGCCCATCGGCGACTCCACGGTCCTCGATATCTTCTACCACCGCGAGTCCACCGCCGCCGAACGGGGTTACTACTTCGCCCGGCCGCCGACAGTCAGTCACGCCTACGCGATGACCTGCACTCCGCCCAAAGACTGCCGCTACTGGATGCCCGGCTGGGACGAGCCGTTCGACAAGCCGGAACGCGGCGTGATGCTCAATATCACCGTGCCCGACACGTTCCAGGTCTGCGCCAACGGGCTGCTCGATTCGGTCACTTCCGGCTCGGGCACGAAAACCTACTGGTGGAACCACCCCTACCCGATTGCCACTTACCTCATCAACTTCGCCGCGTCCCGCTTCTCGTCCTGGAAGCACGACCTCATCCAGCCGAACGGCGACACGGTTCCCTCCTTGTACTTCATGTGGCCGCAGGATTCCGCCGTCTCGGTCAGCACGTTCGACTGCATCCCCGGGATCTTCGACTACTACTCGGATACGACCATGTTCGGGCCGTACCCGTTCGAGAAGTACGGACAGGTTCCCGGCTACTACAGCTTCCCCTGGGGGGCGATGGAGAACCAGACCCTGACCATGATTCACACCTCTTGGCTGCGCCAGGGCGACGATGATGGAATGGCTCACGAACTGGCTCACATGTGGTACGGCGACATGGTCACCTGCGTCGACTTCGCCCACATCTGGCTCAACGAGGGGTTCGCCACCTACTTCGAGTGTCTCTATGTCGGACATGCCGGCGGCCGGAGCGTGTTCAACAACTACATCGCCGGCAAGGGCCGCGCCGCCATCCAGCAGGACCGCTCGCGCCGCTTCGCCATCTACAACCCGCCCGAGTCGGAGATCTACAACTACGGCACCATCTACTGCAAGGGCGCGTGGGTCGAGCACACGCTCCGCTGGGTGCTGGGCGACACCGCGTGGGAGCAGCCGGGCGTCTTCTTCCAGGCCCTGCGCGCCTACGGCGACAGCTTCAAGTACGGCAACGCCTCGACCGAGGACTACTGCCGCATCAACGAGCGGGAAAGCGGCAAGGAACTCTCGTGGTTCTTTGACGAGTGGGTCTACGAGGCCGGCTATCCCAAGTACCATCTGAACTGGAGCAGCGAACCGGCCGGTGACAGCTTCCGGGTGGTCACCAGCCTAGCCCAGGCCAATGGCAGCGGAGCGCCGGACTATTTCCGCACGCCCATCCCGGTGCGACTCAACTCCGTCGCCAGCACCGTGGTCACCCTTCGTCCCGAAGCCAACCCGCAGGTCGACACCTTCCTCGTCGCCGCGAATCCCAGCAGCCTAACGGTCGACCCGGACAACTGGATACTCGACAGCGCCTATGTCAGCCATGCCGACGTCGAAGAAGCGCCAAACGCCGAACGCCAACCGATAAACCTCGGCCCGACCATCGTCCGCGGCATCCTCAATCTGCAATCTGAAATCTGCAATCTGAAATCTGCAATTATCCTCTTGGACGCCTCCGGCCGGAAGGTTCTCGACCTCGCTCCCGGCCCGAACGACGTCTCCCACCTCGCCCCCGGCGTGTACTTTGTAGGTTCGCAGTCCCGCGTGAATCGCGGCCCGCCGGGTGTCACCAGGCTCGTGGTACAGAAGTAG
- a CDS encoding aspartate-semialdehyde dehydrogenase produces MKRIGIAGATGLVGETLLRILESGPHKVEDLRLFASARSAGAKLKFRDREYEVKEVDPDGFQGLDVAFFCLESDLARKLVPQISKHCPVIDKSSEFRLKPEVPLVVPEVNPLSLDGHENIIANPNCTTIPLVVAVNPLHQEFGLNAIWLASYQSVSGAGKAAVEQLRYETEFVALRQRPDAKDSPLGPQIADNVIPQIADLDPQGNSGEETKTIRESAKILGLPDLKVNSTCVRVPVLVGHALAVTCRFGEPVKVREAVRALKSAPGVVLRTGKDYATPFDCRGNDSVFVSRVRQGAEPEEISLWVVTDNLRKGAATNALQIAELLEK; encoded by the coding sequence ATGAAGCGAATCGGCATTGCCGGCGCGACCGGGCTCGTAGGCGAGACCCTGCTGCGCATCCTCGAGTCCGGCCCGCACAAGGTCGAAGACCTGCGTCTCTTCGCCTCTGCCAGGAGCGCCGGCGCAAAGCTGAAGTTCCGCGACAGAGAGTACGAGGTGAAGGAGGTCGACCCGGACGGGTTCCAGGGCCTGGACGTCGCCTTCTTCTGCCTTGAATCCGACCTGGCGAGGAAGCTCGTACCGCAAATCTCCAAGCACTGCCCGGTTATCGACAAGTCGAGCGAGTTCCGGCTCAAACCCGAGGTCCCTTTGGTCGTGCCCGAGGTCAACCCACTCTCGCTCGATGGACACGAGAACATCATCGCCAACCCGAACTGCACGACGATACCCCTGGTCGTCGCGGTCAACCCGCTGCACCAGGAGTTCGGTCTTAATGCGATTTGGCTTGCCTCCTACCAGTCGGTCTCGGGTGCGGGCAAAGCAGCGGTCGAGCAACTCCGGTACGAGACCGAGTTCGTGGCGCTGCGGCAACGGCCGGATGCGAAGGACAGCCCTCTCGGCCCGCAGATCGCCGACAACGTCATCCCCCAGATTGCCGACCTGGACCCGCAGGGCAACAGCGGCGAGGAGACGAAGACCATACGGGAATCGGCCAAGATACTCGGCCTGCCCGACCTGAAGGTGAATTCGACCTGCGTGCGCGTTCCGGTGCTGGTCGGCCACGCACTGGCAGTGACCTGCCGCTTCGGCGAGCCGGTGAAGGTCCGGGAAGCCGTGCGGGCGCTCAAGAGCGCGCCCGGGGTGGTCCTGCGCACGGGCAAGGACTATGCTACGCCGTTCGACTGCCGTGGCAACGACTCGGTCTTTGTCAGCCGCGTACGCCAGGGCGCGGAACCGGAGGAGATCAGCCTCTGGGTTGTCACGGACAACCTGCGCAAGGGCGCGGCGACCAACGCGCTGCAGATAGCGGAACTGCTGGAGAAGTAG